In one window of Gemmatimonadota bacterium DNA:
- a CDS encoding asparagine synthetase B gives MRRLTFLFSLLFLLPTPASAQKMLIFMDLEQQDHLKAYGIAFQALEQGYTVEWLLNYRGGSFVMDPTADRVRSCHLRGVSFQVIDGADLVRIYAHIEENNMDRVLLEKAPEIAVYTRPDQRPWDDAVTLALEYAEVPYGKIFDQEVLDGTLKQYDWLHLHHEDFTGQYSKFYSYHRTPWYRQQQATDEALARSLGYPTVAEAKKAVAQGIKSYVGNGGFVFAMCAATETLEIALASVHTDIVAPEYDHTPVDPDAQSRLDFGQTFAFEDFTLQLNPLVGSFSNIDVNQVNAGKVLTGPFTLFDFSAKYDPVPTMLTQNHVNYIAGFYGLSTSFHRDVLKRTVVVLAEEAGTDHVKYLHGNYGMGTYTFYGGHDPEDEEHLVGDPPTNLALHKNSPGYRLILNNVLFPAAKKKKRKT, from the coding sequence ATGCGTCGTCTAACCTTTCTGTTCTCACTGCTTTTCCTCCTGCCGACCCCCGCCAGTGCCCAGAAGATGCTCATCTTCATGGACCTGGAGCAGCAGGACCATCTCAAGGCCTACGGCATCGCCTTTCAGGCCCTGGAGCAGGGTTATACCGTCGAATGGCTGCTGAACTACCGCGGCGGGTCCTTCGTCATGGACCCCACGGCCGACCGCGTGCGGTCCTGCCACCTGCGGGGCGTGAGCTTCCAGGTGATCGACGGCGCGGACCTGGTCCGGATCTACGCCCACATCGAGGAAAACAACATGGACCGGGTGCTGCTCGAAAAAGCGCCCGAAATCGCCGTATACACCCGGCCCGACCAGCGGCCGTGGGACGATGCCGTGACCCTGGCGCTGGAATACGCCGAGGTGCCCTACGGCAAGATCTTCGACCAGGAGGTGCTGGACGGAACGTTGAAGCAATACGACTGGCTGCACCTGCACCACGAGGATTTCACCGGGCAGTACAGCAAGTTCTACAGCTATCACCGCACGCCCTGGTACCGGCAGCAGCAGGCCACCGACGAGGCCCTGGCGCGTAGCCTGGGGTATCCGACGGTCGCGGAGGCCAAGAAGGCCGTGGCGCAGGGAATAAAGTCCTACGTGGGGAACGGCGGGTTTGTCTTCGCCATGTGCGCGGCGACGGAAACCCTGGAGATCGCGCTGGCCTCGGTCCACACCGACATCGTGGCGCCGGAATACGACCACACTCCCGTCGATCCGGATGCCCAGTCCAGGCTGGACTTCGGCCAGACTTTCGCCTTCGAGGACTTCACGTTGCAGCTGAACCCGCTCGTCGGTTCGTTCTCCAACATCGACGTGAACCAGGTAAATGCCGGAAAGGTACTGACCGGACCCTTCACCCTCTTCGATTTCTCGGCCAAGTACGACCCGGTGCCCACCATGCTCACGCAGAACCACGTAAACTACATCGCCGGCTTCTACGGCCTGTCCACTTCCTTCCACCGCGACGTGCTCAAGCGCACCGTGGTCGTCCTCGCGGAGGAGGCCGGGACCGACCACGTCAAGTACCTCCACGGCAACTACGGGATGGGAACGTACACCTTCTACGGGGGGCACGATCCGGAGGACGAGGAGCACCTGGTGGGCGATCCGCCGACCAATCTCGCCCTCCACAAGAACTCCCCAGGTTACCGGCTCATCCTGAACAACGTCCTCTTTCCCGCGGCCAAGAAGAAGAAGCGCAAGACCTGA